GGGATCTGCTGGCCCAGCCCCTCGAGGAGTTTGGCGGTGAGGAAGGCCGCCGGAAAGGTCACAAAGAACAAACCGGTAAGGACAGGCCAGTTGAGCCCCGCTGCCAGTTGCGCCAACTCCCCTGTGGTATCCGGATAGGTTGCCACGACCAGGAGGACCAGTACATGGGCCAACTGGTCCAGGAAGAATGGGATGCTGTCTCTTCGGTACCAGTGTGCAGTGTAGAGTTTGACGGCGTCGATGACCAGGTGGGAGGCCGCGATGACCAGGGCCTCCTGCCAGAACCGCAAGTCCCATACCAGGAGCAGGGTCAGGGAAAAATGCACCAGACCGTGGAGGTAGAAAAACCAGGAGCCGGCCTTGCGGGCCTGCTTGTGGCGGAGCGCCCTGCCGGGTTGCAGGAGGAAGTCGCCAAGCATGTGGGCGAGCAATAATTTTACAATAAGCATCCGATCTGTTTTAGGTAATCATCCTGGTAGTAACCCAGCAACTCCCTTACCAGGTCGAGGCGGGCCCGGGTCTGTCGCTGACTCACCGCCGACTGGCGGATTTCGAGCCGTTCTGCCAGCGTCTCCTGGCTCGCTTCCGGATAGGCCAGGGCCAGGCTGACAGTTTCGGCAGAGACCCGGGTCCAGCTGTCCATGAACTGCAATGCGAGCCGGAGCATCAGGTTGAGGCTTTTGTCGGCATCCGGGACGCCTCCTGAAACCTTCAGGCGCGTTTTATCCTTCTTCAGATTTTCAAAAGCCCGCCCGGATCGCCGGTAAGCTTCCCCATTCGACTCGCTGACCCGCCGGCCCCGAAAAGTTTCCGTCCCGATTCCTATGGCCAGCCGGATATCCATGTCCTCCCGCGACCGCATGAGGGCTTTCAGCCAAACTGCAGCCCGGAGGGCTTTGCCCGGGGGCAGGCGCAGCTGCAATTCGTCCCCCCGGTATATTTCCCAATCCTGCGGGCTTTCCCCCCACTCCCCCATCAGCGATTTAAGTGCAGGCAGCCATTCGGGAACCGGTGTTTGGGCGGAATTGATGATGTCTCCTGTGAGAACGGCAATCATTTTATTAGTTTTTCAGCTAATATAATCATTTATTATTTAAAAAGCTAATATTTTGTATTATAAGCATTAAAGATAATAGTTAGAACCACCTGCGGACCAATTTGCAATACTGCCTGTAGGGCGCCCCAAAGCGATCCAGCAAGACCCGCTCCTCCGGGAGAATCTGAAAGCGGTTCATATACGCGACAAACCCGGCCGCGAGCAGCGTGTTGAAGGCGTTGCCCAGTTGCAGCCCCCAAGCGAGCAAAAACAAAAGCATGGCCAGGTACATCGGGTTCCGGGTATAGTTGTAAATCCCCGAGGTGACCAGCCGGTTGACCTTCTGCGGATGCATCGGGTCCGTGGTGGTCCGGCTGAAGACGAATTGCAGGATAGCGACGGCCAGGATGACAATCCCGGCACCTCCCAGTGCATAGATCAGCCAGCGCCGGCCGAAAAAATCAAATTCCCCTGCAGGCAGCCAGGCGGCCAGCAGGTACATGGCGCCGGCAAAGGCCAAAAAAACCAGGGCGGGCGGAAGGCGTAATTCAAGTGTTTTCATAATGCGGGCAGAAGCCTAAAAATAGTATTTTTGAAACCGTCCCAGGAACAAATGATCCAATATCTGTGAAACTGGTATTTGCAACTCGAAACCCCGGCAAACTCCGGGAGGTTCGGAAAATGCTGCCGGAAGGCATTTCCCTCCTTTCCCTGGACGCCATTGGCTGTACAAGTGAAATCCCCGAGACCGAGCCCACCCTGGAAGGCAATGCAGGCCTCAAGGCCCGATATGTTTCAGACAATTTCCGCATGGATTGTATTGCCGATGATACCGGCCTGGAGGTAGCCGCCCTGGGCGGGGCCCCCGGCGTATATTCGGCGCGGTACGCAGGCCCTGCAGCCGACCCGGAGGCCAATATGCGCAAATTGCTGGCAGCGATGGAAGGGAAGGAGGATCGGCGGGCCCGATTCCGCACGGTGATCGCCCTTTGCCTGGGCGGACAATTCCACTATTTTGAAGGCGTGGTCAACGGGGAATTGCTCAAAGCCCCCAGGGGGACGGGTGGTTTCGGCTATGACCCGGTATTCCAGCCGGAGGGTAGCCCGCGGAGTTTTGCCGAATTTACCACGGACGAAAAAAACAGCATCAGCCACCGCGGAAAGGCATTCCGCGCCCTGGATGCCTTCCTCCGCACCCGGGTCTGAGCCTGGCGGCAGATCCCGGTCCATCCGGGCCCGGGACGCAAACATCTGAGGCAGAAAAAGATAAATTGCGGCACATATGTCGAAAATTCGAAATATCTTTGCGGCCGAATTTCAACCGCCGGGTCTCCCGGGTTCATGCGGCACATCCTATGCGTATCGCCGCCACTGTTCGCAACGATTGAACAGCAATACCATCCTATGACATCATTTAAAGACCTGGGGCTCAGCCAGCCACTTGTGGAGGCCGTCGACGCCCTCGGATTTGTACAACCTACGGGCGTTCAGCTCGAAACCATCCCGCTGCTACTCGGCCCGGAAACCGACCTGGTTGCCCTTGCCCAGACCGGTACGGGAAAAACTGCCGCCTTCGGCTTGCCACTTCTGGAAAAAACGGATTCCGCCAGCCGGAAGAGCCAGGCGCTCATCCTGGCCCCTACCCGGGAACTCTGCCTGCAGATTACCTCGGAATTACAGGCCTATGCCAAATTCATCAAGGGGCTCTCCATTGTGGCCGTATACGGAGGCGCGTCCATCCAGCAACAGGCCAAGGCACTTAAAAACGGCGGTCAGATCATCGTGGCCACGCCGGGGCGGATGAAAGACATGATCAGCCGGAAGCTGGCGGATATATCTTCCATTGGCTACTGTGTCCTGGACGAGGCCGATGAAATGCTGAACATGGGTTTTTACGAAGACCTGGTGGATATCCTCTCCCATGCACCTAAAGACAAATCGACCTGGTTGTTTTCGGCCACCATGCCGAACGCCGTCGCCCGGATAGCCCGGGACTTTATGCACCAGCCTGCAGAGGTAACCGTCGGAACCCGAAACGAGGCCATTGCCAGCGTCCAGCACGAATACTACACCGTTGCGGGCAGGGACCGTTACCCGGCCCTCAGGCGCCTGGCCGACGCAAATCCCGGCCTGTTTTCCGTAATTTTCTGCCGAACAAAACGCGACACCCAAAAGGTGGCGGAAAAATTGATCGAAGACGGGTATAACGCCGGCGCCCTCCACGGCGACCTAAGCCAACAACAGCGCGACCTGGTGATGAATGCCTTCCGCAAGCGGCAACTGCAATTACTGGTAGCTACCGATGTAGCCGCCCGGGGCATCGATGTGGACGATGTCACCCATGTGATCCATTACCAGCTGCCCGACGAAACAGAGACCTACACCCACCGCAGCGGGCGTACGGGCCGCGCGGGAAAATCCGGGGTGTCCATGGTGATTCTGACGCGCTCGGAACAACGGCGGATCCGCGCCATCGAAAAAATAATTGGACGGCCATTTGAGCAGAAAAAGCTGCCCGACGGAATGGAGATTTGCGAAATCCAGCTCTATCACCTGGCCAACAAAATCCGGTCTGTGGAGGTCAATCCCTCTATCGAGGCGTACCTCCCGGCCATTGAAGATGTCTTTAAGGGCATGGACCGGGATACGCTGATCCGGAAGATGATCTCGGTGGAATTCAGCCGGTTCTATGACTTCTACAGCAAGACGCGCGACCTGAACCCGGCCGCAGGGGCTGCCGAATCGGCCCGGGATTCCGGGACCACGCGGTTTTTTATCAATATCGGCGAAATGGACGGCCTGGACTGGATGCAGCTCAAGGACCTGCTTAAAGCGGCAACCGGACTCGGCCGTGACGACATCTACAAGGTGGAGACCAAGGACAGTTTCTCCTTCTTCAACACCGATTCTTCCATGGCCCCACTCGTGATGGAATCGATTCAGGGAGTCACCTACGAGGGGCGGGAAGTCCGTGTGGAAATTTCTTCCAGCCCTCAGGACGGGGGATCGAACAGGAAAGGCGGCAAGAAATTCCGCAAAGGCGGCAAGAAGTCCTACAAAGGCGGAGGCCAGGGAAAAGGCGGGTACTCCAAAAAAGGGGGGTATCCCAAAAAAGGAAAGCCCGCGGGGGGCAAGAAGAAAAAGGGGGCCAAGAAAGGCGGGAAACGCGCCGGCTTCTATTAGTTAAGGCCACGCT
This genomic window from Robiginitalea biformata HTCC2501 contains:
- a CDS encoding DEAD/DEAH box helicase; the protein is MTSFKDLGLSQPLVEAVDALGFVQPTGVQLETIPLLLGPETDLVALAQTGTGKTAAFGLPLLEKTDSASRKSQALILAPTRELCLQITSELQAYAKFIKGLSIVAVYGGASIQQQAKALKNGGQIIVATPGRMKDMISRKLADISSIGYCVLDEADEMLNMGFYEDLVDILSHAPKDKSTWLFSATMPNAVARIARDFMHQPAEVTVGTRNEAIASVQHEYYTVAGRDRYPALRRLADANPGLFSVIFCRTKRDTQKVAEKLIEDGYNAGALHGDLSQQQRDLVMNAFRKRQLQLLVATDVAARGIDVDDVTHVIHYQLPDETETYTHRSGRTGRAGKSGVSMVILTRSEQRRIRAIEKIIGRPFEQKKLPDGMEICEIQLYHLANKIRSVEVNPSIEAYLPAIEDVFKGMDRDTLIRKMISVEFSRFYDFYSKTRDLNPAAGAAESARDSGTTRFFINIGEMDGLDWMQLKDLLKAATGLGRDDIYKVETKDSFSFFNTDSSMAPLVMESIQGVTYEGREVRVEISSSPQDGGSNRKGGKKFRKGGKKSYKGGGQGKGGYSKKGGYPKKGKPAGGKKKKGAKKGGKRAGFY
- a CDS encoding methyltransferase family protein produces the protein MKTLELRLPPALVFLAFAGAMYLLAAWLPAGEFDFFGRRWLIYALGGAGIVILAVAILQFVFSRTTTDPMHPQKVNRLVTSGIYNYTRNPMYLAMLLFLLAWGLQLGNAFNTLLAAGFVAYMNRFQILPEERVLLDRFGAPYRQYCKLVRRWF
- a CDS encoding DUF3307 domain-containing protein translates to MLIVKLLLAHMLGDFLLQPGRALRHKQARKAGSWFFYLHGLVHFSLTLLLVWDLRFWQEALVIAASHLVIDAVKLYTAHWYRRDSIPFFLDQLAHVLVLLVVATYPDTTGELAQLAAGLNWPVLTGLFFVTFPAAFLTAKLLEGLGQQIPMDHKSLPRAGMYIGILERLFVFAFILLGRWEAIGLLIAAKSVFRFNDLKEFNNRRWTEYILIGTLLSFGMAILAGLWVLPSLQG
- the rdgB gene encoding RdgB/HAM1 family non-canonical purine NTP pyrophosphatase, which gives rise to MKLVFATRNPGKLREVRKMLPEGISLLSLDAIGCTSEIPETEPTLEGNAGLKARYVSDNFRMDCIADDTGLEVAALGGAPGVYSARYAGPAADPEANMRKLLAAMEGKEDRRARFRTVIALCLGGQFHYFEGVVNGELLKAPRGTGGFGYDPVFQPEGSPRSFAEFTTDEKNSISHRGKAFRALDAFLRTRV